In Solanum stenotomum isolate F172 chromosome 6, ASM1918654v1, whole genome shotgun sequence, one DNA window encodes the following:
- the LOC125868748 gene encoding uncharacterized protein LOC125868748, which translates to MEEKKIRKEVYTNEFPEFDEFEYQDNVGGEDEVQEINHKKRGGGSFPSGSNKKLAKGKGPMDMFLQKRGTLRQTNIKDSCDKEARAMTIQKVARFFYDNGIPFNVARSKSFKEAIEAVGRYGPNLKPPSYHELRVPLLRKEVELTNETINRHREEWVKHGTSIMADGWTDKKQRTLINFLVNSPHGTVFIESIDASSLVKTGEKLCELLDRYVERVGEQNVVQIVSDNGSNFVLAGQLLQRKRPHIFWTPCAAHCIDLMLEDIGKIPIIKKTLQKAIALVGFIYGHSGVLNMMRDFTKNKELVKCGITRFATSFLTLQRLHCQKTNLRAMFTSDKWVISRWAKLPRGKSATHIVLTATFWSQVSNILKIMGPLVKVLRLADNEKKPAMGYIYEAVDRAKEAIAKAFEGNAAKYKDIFKIIDERWQCQLHHPLHAAGHYLNPEFFFQNPGIENCQEVTDGLYACIEKLVPTEKSELSAVSPNRVRRLMLHSRLRNQVIATMNA; encoded by the exons ATGgaggagaaaaaaataagaaaggaagTCTATACTAACGAGTTTCCCGAATTTGATGAGTTTGAATATCAAGACAATGTTGGTGGAGAAGATGAAGTCCAAGAGATCAATCATAAGAAAAGAGGCGGAGGAAGCTTTCCTAGTGGCTCTAATAAGAAACTGGCCAAAGGAAAGGGACCTATGGATATGTTTCTACAAAAGCGTGGAACACTTAGGCAAACAAATATCAAAGACTCGTGTGATAAAGAAGCAAGAGCAATGACGATTCAAAAAGTAGCTCGCTTCTTTTATGATAATGGGATCCCATTCAATGTAGCTCGCTCAAAAAGTTTTAAGGAAGCAATTGAGGCTGTAGGAAGGTATGGTCCAAACTTGAAGCCTCCAAGCTACCATGAATTAAGAGTTCCATTACTTAGGAAGGAAGTTGAGTTGACTAATGAGACTATAAACAGACATAGAGAAGAATGGGTGAAGCATGGAACCTCCATTATGGCAGATGGTTGGACAGATAAAAAACAGAGAACTTTGATAAACTTTTTGGTGAATTCTCCACATGGAACAGTGTTCATTGAGTCGATAGATGCTTCCTCACTTGTTAAGACCGGAGAGAAGTTATGTGAATTGCTAGATAGATATGTGGAACGCGTTGGAGAACAGAATGTGGTTCAAATTGTAAGTGATAATGGTAGCAACTTTGTGTTGGCTG GTCAACTGTTACAGAGAAAAAGACCACACATATTTTGGACGCCATGTGCAGCTCATTGTATAGATCTTATGTTAGAAGACATAGGGAAGATTCCTATCATCAAGAAGACCCTCCAAAAAGCAATTGCCCTTGTCGGTTTCATTTATGGACACTCAGGAGTCTTAAATATGATGAGAGATTTcactaaaaataaagagttaGTGAAATGTGGAATTACTCGATTTGCAACGAGTTTTCTGACTTTGCAACGGTTGCATTGTCAAAAAACAAATCTGCGAGCAATGTTTACATCTGACAAATGGGTGATTAGTAGGTGGGCTAAGTTACCAAGGGGGAAAAGTGCAACACATATTGTCTTGACGGCAACATTCTGGAGTCAGGTTTCTaatattttgaagataatggGGCCTCTTGTTAAAGTGTTGCGATTAGCTGATAATGAGAAAAAACCTGCCATGGGGTACATTTATGAAGCCGTGGATAGAGCTAAGGAGGCTATTGCAAAGGCATTTGAAGGGAATGCTGCAAAATATAAAGATATCTTTAAGATTATTGATGAAAGATGGCAATGCCAATTGCATCATCCATTACATGCTGCTGGACATTATTTAAATCCAGAGTTCTTCTTTCAAAATCCAGGTATTGAGAATTGTCAAGAAGTAACAGATGGGTTGTATGCTTGTATTGAAAAATTGGTTCCAA